One stretch of Burkholderia oklahomensis C6786 DNA includes these proteins:
- the phnE gene encoding phosphonate ABC transporter, permease protein PhnE, whose translation MNHSVRSAPRPGSREARPAGLFVAALLGLALFAQACYVVEARPQDLVTGVHGMIDILSRSMPPDFGKLKSSLWAVVETVDVAVFGTICGVVFAFPLAILAAANVTPARPLYLAARSLIGITRVVPDLVWALLFVTAVGLGPFPGALALAVHSVGMLGRLFSEVIEDMDMGPVEALTLTGASRLQVFTHAVVPGVLPSLLGIALYRFDENLRSSLVLGFVGAGGIGFHLLTAMNLFQYRTVSLLLIITFLLVTGAEHLSAYLRSKVT comes from the coding sequence ATGAACCACAGTGTGCGCAGCGCACCGCGACCGGGCTCGCGCGAAGCGCGGCCCGCCGGCCTGTTCGTCGCCGCGCTGCTCGGCCTCGCGCTGTTCGCCCAGGCGTGCTATGTCGTCGAGGCGCGCCCTCAGGATCTCGTCACCGGCGTGCACGGGATGATCGACATCCTGTCGCGGTCGATGCCGCCCGACTTCGGCAAGCTGAAGTCGAGCCTGTGGGCGGTGGTGGAAACGGTCGACGTCGCCGTGTTCGGCACGATCTGCGGCGTCGTCTTCGCGTTTCCGCTCGCGATCCTCGCCGCCGCCAACGTCACGCCGGCCCGGCCGCTGTATCTTGCGGCGCGCTCGTTGATCGGCATCACGCGGGTCGTGCCGGATCTCGTATGGGCGCTGCTGTTCGTGACGGCCGTCGGCCTCGGTCCGTTTCCGGGCGCGCTCGCGCTGGCCGTGCATTCGGTCGGCATGCTCGGGCGACTCTTCTCGGAAGTCATCGAGGACATGGACATGGGTCCCGTCGAAGCGCTGACGCTCACGGGCGCGAGCCGCCTGCAAGTCTTCACGCACGCGGTCGTGCCGGGCGTGCTGCCGTCGCTGCTCGGCATCGCGCTGTACCGCTTCGACGAGAACCTGCGCTCGTCGCTCGTGCTCGGCTTCGTCGGCGCGGGCGGCATCGGCTTTCATCTGCTGACCGCGATGAACCTGTTCCAGTATCGGACCGTCTCGCTGCTGCTGATCATCACGTTCCTTCTCGTCACCGGGGCCGAGCACCTGTCGGCCTATTTGCGCAGCAAGGTGACTTAG
- a CDS encoding nuclear transport factor 2 family protein: MSTNLQTVRASYEAFHNRDLPGVLAALAPDVLWTHPDGMSPYGLGGTKKGHDEVIAFIKHVPTHIAEMRLAPEEFIESGDRIVVLGTRRVTAASGRSGTLKFVHVWKFANGKAVTFEDHFDTAEMINLIAA; encoded by the coding sequence ATGTCGACCAATCTGCAGACCGTACGGGCCTCGTACGAGGCCTTCCATAACCGCGACCTGCCCGGCGTGCTGGCCGCCCTCGCGCCGGACGTGCTCTGGACGCACCCGGACGGCATGAGCCCGTACGGGCTCGGCGGAACGAAGAAGGGTCACGACGAAGTGATCGCCTTCATCAAGCACGTGCCGACGCACATCGCCGAGATGCGGCTCGCGCCGGAGGAGTTCATCGAGTCCGGCGACCGCATCGTCGTGCTCGGTACGCGTCGCGTCACCGCCGCCAGCGGGCGCAGCGGCACGTTGAAGTTCGTGCACGTGTGGAAGTTCGCGAACGGCAAGGCGGTCACGTTCGAAGACCATTTCGATACGGCCGAAATGATCAATCTGATCGCGGCCTGA
- the phnC gene encoding phosphonate ABC transporter ATP-binding protein produces MNMPIGTPHVGAIGRAPISFTPVSAMPPRVVAGGETKLAVHGLSMRYPNGHVALRGLDLSVRAGEFVVMLGSNGCGKSTFLKCVVGLNRPTSGTIEVAGRNLAGLSGEMLRVARLPIALISQHANLVKRRSVLANVCTGALGRYRTWETAFGRVPRAEVQPSLGFLDEVGLPHLARQRASTLSGGQAQRVAVARALAQRPQVLLADEPLASLDPEAAEEVMRLLRRLASEDGIAVVCVLHQPGLAQRYADRLIGLRQGAVVFDDAAAAVDPATMTHLYASEPQ; encoded by the coding sequence ATGAACATGCCCATCGGAACGCCTCACGTCGGTGCGATCGGACGCGCGCCGATATCGTTCACGCCCGTTTCCGCGATGCCGCCGCGCGTCGTGGCCGGCGGCGAGACGAAACTCGCGGTGCACGGCCTGTCGATGCGCTATCCGAACGGACACGTCGCGCTGCGCGGGCTCGATCTGTCGGTTCGCGCGGGCGAATTCGTCGTGATGCTCGGCAGCAACGGCTGCGGCAAGTCGACGTTCCTGAAGTGCGTGGTCGGCCTCAACCGGCCGACCAGCGGCACGATCGAAGTCGCCGGCCGCAATCTCGCCGGCCTCTCCGGCGAGATGCTGCGCGTGGCGAGACTGCCGATCGCGCTGATCTCGCAGCACGCGAACCTCGTGAAGCGCCGCAGCGTGCTCGCCAACGTGTGCACCGGCGCGCTCGGCCGCTACCGCACGTGGGAAACCGCGTTCGGCCGCGTGCCGCGCGCCGAAGTGCAGCCGTCGCTGGGCTTCCTCGACGAAGTCGGCCTGCCGCACCTCGCCCGGCAGCGCGCAAGCACGCTGTCGGGCGGCCAGGCGCAGCGGGTCGCGGTGGCCCGCGCGCTCGCGCAGCGGCCGCAAGTGCTGCTCGCCGACGAGCCGCTCGCGAGCCTCGACCCCGAGGCCGCCGAGGAAGTCATGCGGCTGCTGCGCCGGCTGGCGTCCGAGGACGGCATCGCGGTCGTCTGCGTGCTGCATCAGCCGGGGCTCGCGCAACGCTATGCGGATCGATTGATCGGCCTGCGCCAGGGCGCGGTCGTATTCGACGACGCGGCCGCGGCCGTGGATCCGGCGACGATGACTCATCTCTACGCATCGGAACCGCAATGA
- a CDS encoding methyltransferase has product MAEVDASAAPHIAILQMITGKWNAQALYVAAELGIADLLAEKERTADELAAATDTHPEALYRVLRALGNLGVFIEGDARRFRNNPLSDTLRRDAPGSMRGFARMAGMEAGWKAWGELLYSVKTGRSAFEHVVGGSGFEYIDSHPEVAQIVNDAMTSVSELESPAVARAYDFSGARTIVDVGGGHGFLLATLLIANPDAKGVLFELPHACDGARQLFAKHGLTDRVDVMPGDASKAIEARGDVYVMKHVICDWDDEQAIRIMKNCAEAMPSGGKLLLVEAVLTPPGEPHFAKLHDLEMLIMSSGGHARTADGYRRLYEAAGLSMTAVHPTEGMHSVIEGVKA; this is encoded by the coding sequence ATGGCGGAAGTAGATGCGAGCGCGGCGCCGCATATCGCGATACTGCAGATGATCACCGGCAAGTGGAACGCGCAGGCGTTGTATGTCGCCGCCGAGCTGGGCATTGCCGATCTGCTGGCGGAGAAGGAGCGGACGGCGGACGAGCTGGCCGCCGCAACGGACACCCACCCGGAAGCGCTTTACCGGGTGCTGCGCGCGCTCGGCAATCTGGGCGTCTTCATCGAAGGAGACGCGCGGCGGTTTCGCAACAACCCGCTCAGCGACACGCTGCGGCGCGACGCGCCGGGCTCGATGCGCGGGTTCGCGCGCATGGCGGGCATGGAAGCGGGCTGGAAAGCGTGGGGCGAGCTGCTCTATAGCGTCAAGACTGGCCGAAGCGCGTTCGAGCACGTCGTGGGCGGGTCGGGCTTCGAATACATCGACTCGCATCCGGAGGTCGCGCAGATCGTCAACGATGCGATGACGAGCGTGAGCGAACTGGAGTCTCCGGCGGTGGCCCGCGCGTACGATTTTTCCGGAGCCCGAACGATCGTCGACGTCGGCGGCGGACACGGCTTTCTGCTGGCGACGCTCCTTATCGCGAATCCGGACGCTAAGGGCGTGCTCTTCGAACTGCCGCACGCGTGCGACGGCGCGCGGCAGCTGTTCGCGAAGCACGGCCTGACCGACAGGGTGGACGTGATGCCGGGCGACGCGAGCAAGGCGATCGAGGCGCGCGGCGACGTCTATGTGATGAAGCACGTCATCTGCGATTGGGACGACGAGCAGGCCATTCGGATCATGAAGAACTGCGCGGAAGCGATGCCGTCGGGAGGAAAGCTCCTGCTGGTGGAGGCCGTGCTCACGCCGCCCGGCGAGCCGCATTTCGCCAAGCTGCATGATCTGGAAATGCTCATCATGAGTTCCGGCGGACATGCGCGTACGGCCGACGGATACCGGCGGCTCTACGAGGCGGCCGGGCTCTCGATGACGGCGGTTCATCCGACCGAGGGCATGCACAGCGTCATCGAAGGCGTCAAGGCTTGA
- a CDS encoding HAL/PAL/TAL family ammonia-lyase — MIISRSERPLDWRQIAAVAAGARLELAADALARIASARELVDEIVARDIRAYGVNTGVGALCDVIVSPAEQSTLSRNILMSHAVGVGTPLGATETRAIIAAAINNYAHGHSGIRVDVVRHLVALLGADCLPEVPAHGSVGYLTHMAHVALVCIGYGHARHRGERVSGRAALQRIGLEPLALGAKEGLSLVNGTPCVTGLAALALARAERLLDWADCVAAMSFENLCGQLAAFDAASLALRVSPGIGRVGARMRAALGDSGILAAAAGRRTQDPLSLRTIPHVHGAARDVFAATADVVDRELASVTDNPIVAGTRDAPLVYSQAHAVGAGIALAMDSLAAAMAQVAAIAERRLDRLVNPLVSGLPGFLAAPGGTCSGFMIAQYTAVALVAQNQRLAAPASLDGGITSGLQEDHLCHATPAALKALDIIENATRVLAIEWLAAAQAYDLQPDDLRRAAHTDALLQRVRERIALYRDDRPLADDISAAAQIIASSMPPVL; from the coding sequence ATGATCATCAGTCGTTCCGAACGTCCGCTCGACTGGCGGCAGATCGCGGCCGTCGCCGCGGGGGCGCGGCTCGAGCTTGCCGCCGATGCGCTCGCGCGGATCGCATCGGCGCGTGAGCTCGTCGACGAGATCGTCGCGCGCGACATCCGTGCGTACGGTGTGAACACCGGGGTGGGCGCGCTGTGTGACGTGATCGTCTCGCCTGCCGAGCAGAGCACGCTTTCGCGCAACATCTTGATGAGTCACGCGGTCGGCGTCGGCACGCCGCTCGGTGCAACGGAGACGCGCGCGATCATTGCCGCGGCGATCAACAATTACGCGCACGGACATTCCGGCATCCGCGTCGACGTCGTCAGGCACCTCGTCGCGCTGCTCGGTGCCGACTGCCTGCCGGAAGTGCCTGCGCACGGATCGGTCGGTTATCTCACGCACATGGCGCACGTCGCGCTCGTCTGCATCGGATATGGGCACGCGCGCCATCGCGGCGAGCGTGTGTCCGGGCGGGCGGCGCTGCAGCGTATTGGGCTGGAGCCGCTCGCGCTTGGTGCGAAGGAGGGCCTGAGCCTCGTCAACGGCACGCCGTGCGTCACGGGGTTGGCGGCGCTCGCGCTCGCGCGTGCCGAGCGCTTGCTGGACTGGGCGGATTGCGTGGCCGCAATGAGCTTCGAGAATCTGTGCGGACAGCTTGCCGCGTTCGATGCAGCGTCGCTCGCGCTGCGCGTGTCCCCCGGCATCGGGCGTGTCGGCGCCAGGATGCGCGCCGCACTTGGCGACAGCGGGATACTCGCTGCGGCCGCCGGGCGGCGCACGCAGGACCCGCTCAGTCTGCGAACGATTCCGCACGTGCACGGCGCGGCGCGCGACGTCTTCGCGGCGACAGCCGACGTCGTCGATCGCGAACTGGCTTCCGTGACCGATAATCCGATCGTCGCCGGTACACGGGACGCGCCGCTCGTCTATTCGCAGGCGCATGCGGTGGGCGCGGGCATCGCGCTCGCGATGGACAGTCTCGCGGCCGCCATGGCGCAGGTCGCGGCGATTGCCGAGCGGCGGCTCGACCGCCTCGTCAATCCGCTCGTGAGCGGCTTGCCCGGCTTTCTCGCGGCGCCGGGCGGTACCTGCTCCGGATTCATGATTGCGCAGTACACGGCGGTCGCGCTGGTCGCGCAGAACCAGCGGCTTGCCGCGCCCGCGAGCCTGGACGGAGGCATCACCTCCGGCCTCCAGGAAGATCACCTTTGTCACGCGACGCCCGCCGCGCTGAAAGCGCTCGACATCATCGAAAACGCGACGCGCGTGCTCGCAATCGAGTGGCTCGCGGCAGCCCAGGCATACGATCTGCAGCCGGACGATTTGCGTCGTGCAGCGCATACCGATGCGTTGCTGCAGCGAGTGCGCGAACGTATTGCGCTGTATCGCGACGACAGGCCGCTCGCCGACGATATATCGGCCGCCGCGCAAATCATCGCCAGTTCGATGCCGCCTGTGTTGTAA
- a CDS encoding ABC transporter ATP-binding protein: protein MNTSASVALSVRNIHKSFGDHHVLKGISLDAHEGDVISILGASGSGKSTFLRCLNLLETPDEGSVALAGEELKLKRARDGKLQPSDRRQVDRIRSQLGMVFQNFNLWSHMTVLDNLLEGPLRVQKRTRAEAIDEAEALLARVGLADKRSHYPAHLSGGQQQRVAIARALAMHPKVMLFDEPTSALDPELVGEVLRVMRSLAEEGRTMLVVTHEMGFARHVSNRVMFLHQGEVDADGTPDEVFGGLKSERFRQFVSSHHHRTAN from the coding sequence ATGAACACTTCTGCTTCCGTCGCCCTGTCGGTCAGAAATATCCACAAATCGTTCGGCGACCACCATGTACTGAAAGGCATCTCGCTCGACGCGCACGAAGGCGACGTCATTTCGATTCTCGGCGCGAGCGGGTCGGGCAAGAGTACGTTTCTGCGCTGCCTGAATCTGCTCGAGACGCCCGACGAAGGTTCCGTCGCACTCGCGGGCGAAGAGCTGAAGTTAAAGCGCGCGCGCGACGGCAAGCTTCAGCCGAGCGATCGTCGCCAGGTCGACCGAATTCGTTCGCAGCTCGGGATGGTGTTTCAGAACTTCAATCTCTGGTCGCACATGACGGTGCTCGACAATCTGCTCGAGGGGCCGCTGCGCGTGCAGAAGCGCACGCGTGCGGAAGCGATCGACGAAGCGGAGGCATTGCTCGCGCGCGTCGGACTCGCGGACAAGCGCAGCCACTATCCGGCGCATCTGTCGGGCGGGCAGCAGCAGCGCGTCGCGATCGCCCGCGCGCTCGCGATGCATCCGAAGGTCATGCTGTTCGACGAGCCCACGTCGGCGCTCGATCCCGAGCTCGTCGGCGAAGTGCTGCGCGTCATGCGCTCGCTCGCGGAGGAGGGCCGAACGATGCTCGTCGTCACGCACGAAATGGGTTTCGCGCGCCACGTGTCGAATCGCGTGATGTTTCTGCATCAGGGCGAAGTCGATGCCGACGGCACGCCGGACGAAGTGTTCGGAGGACTGAAATCCGAGCGCTTCCGTCAGTTCGTGTCGAGCCATCATCACCGTACGGCGAACTGA
- the hutC gene encoding histidine utilization repressor, whose translation MNQTERRAVALKPRTHGDNVPARALPAYQQIKRYVVKRIADGDWKPGSAIPTEAELVKEFGVARMTVSRALRELTAERVLTRIQGAGTFVEPRRYESTVLEIRNIADEIAERGHRHTSRVLSLDRSDDEHAIDALALDAGPVFHSRIVHYEEGEPIQFEDRYVNPKVFPAYLDQDFTIETPNHYMVRLAPIQRAEFRIYAQKPDAKVRRYLMMEIGEPCLMLWRRTWVGDDIATSVQLWHPASRFHLAGNV comes from the coding sequence ATGAATCAAACCGAACGACGTGCCGTCGCGCTAAAGCCGCGCACGCACGGCGACAATGTTCCGGCACGTGCATTGCCCGCGTATCAACAGATCAAACGCTACGTCGTGAAGCGGATTGCCGATGGCGACTGGAAGCCCGGCAGCGCGATTCCGACCGAGGCAGAGCTCGTCAAGGAGTTCGGTGTCGCGCGAATGACCGTATCGCGCGCGTTGCGCGAACTGACGGCGGAGCGCGTGCTGACCCGAATCCAGGGGGCCGGCACGTTCGTGGAGCCGCGGCGCTACGAGTCGACGGTCCTCGAAATACGCAATATCGCCGACGAAATCGCCGAGCGCGGACATCGTCACACGTCGCGCGTGCTGTCGCTCGACCGAAGCGACGACGAGCACGCGATCGATGCGCTCGCGCTCGACGCGGGTCCGGTGTTCCATTCCCGGATCGTCCATTACGAGGAAGGCGAGCCGATTCAATTCGAGGACCGGTACGTCAATCCGAAGGTATTTCCGGCTTATCTCGACCAGGATTTCACGATCGAAACGCCAAACCACTACATGGTGCGGCTCGCGCCGATCCAGCGTGCGGAATTCCGGATCTATGCGCAAAAGCCCGATGCGAAGGTGCGCCGGTATTTGATGATGGAAATCGGCGAGCCATGCCTGATGCTGTGGCGGCGGACGTGGGTCGGCGACGATATCGCGACGTCCGTGCAACTTTGGCATCCCGCATCGCGCTTCCATCTTGCCGGCAACGTGTAG
- a CDS encoding NAD-dependent epimerase/dehydratase family protein encodes MTVSGIDTRVDAKRKNAKNAKKKILITGATGQVARPVAEALAAEHEVWAIGRFSDASVEDALRAKGVNTWRWDMERDALDGLPDDFTHVLHAAVRRGEDGDFDKAIEVNTVATGRLMTHCRTADAFVYVSSGSLYARQALDHPYAETDPLNGVAHWLPAYPIVKISCEGVVRAFSAVLGLPTVIARLNVAYGPYGHGGVPVLLYRQLLAGKPIPIPQEGQNWASLIHTDDLVRQVPLLWDAATSPALVLNWGGDEAVGIQDCLQYIADITGVDARFERSDVTRETYAFDNTKRRALIGDCTVHWKEGVRRTIETHFPGAVKTLSAVQS; translated from the coding sequence ATGACTGTGTCAGGCATCGATACGCGCGTTGACGCGAAGCGGAAGAATGCGAAGAACGCGAAGAAGAAAATCTTGATCACGGGCGCGACCGGCCAGGTGGCGCGGCCCGTCGCCGAAGCGCTGGCGGCGGAGCACGAAGTCTGGGCGATCGGCCGCTTCAGCGACGCGAGCGTCGAGGACGCGCTGCGCGCGAAGGGCGTCAACACATGGCGGTGGGACATGGAGCGCGACGCGCTCGACGGCCTGCCCGACGACTTCACGCACGTGCTGCACGCGGCGGTCCGGCGTGGCGAGGACGGCGACTTCGACAAGGCGATCGAGGTCAACACGGTCGCCACCGGCCGCCTGATGACGCACTGCCGCACCGCCGACGCGTTCGTCTACGTGTCGAGCGGCAGCCTGTACGCGCGGCAGGCGCTCGACCATCCGTATGCGGAGACGGATCCGCTCAACGGCGTCGCGCACTGGCTGCCCGCTTATCCGATCGTCAAGATTTCATGCGAAGGCGTCGTGCGCGCGTTCTCGGCCGTGCTCGGCCTGCCGACGGTCATCGCGCGCCTGAACGTCGCATACGGCCCGTACGGCCACGGCGGCGTGCCGGTACTGCTGTACCGGCAACTGCTCGCCGGCAAGCCGATTCCGATTCCGCAAGAAGGCCAGAACTGGGCATCGCTGATCCACACCGACGATCTCGTCCGGCAAGTGCCGCTGCTGTGGGACGCCGCGACTTCGCCCGCGCTCGTGCTGAACTGGGGCGGGGATGAAGCCGTCGGCATTCAGGACTGCCTCCAATACATCGCGGACATCACGGGTGTCGATGCGCGTTTCGAGCGCAGCGACGTGACGCGGGAAACGTACGCGTTCGACAACACGAAGCGGCGCGCGCTCATCGGCGATTGCACCGTGCACTGGAAGGAGGGCGTGCGTCGGACCATCGAAACCCACTTCCCCGGGGCGGTCAAGACGCTCTCGGCCGTGCAATCGTAG
- a CDS encoding ABC transporter permease — protein MSLDFDFLTDTLRQLLAAVPTTLGLFFSSLVLGGLLSIAVVAMRVSPHWLPNRFARLYILIFRGSPLLIQMFLVYYGLGQFGVIRESFMWPMLRDPYICAVLSLALCTAGYTAEIIRGGLMAVPVGQIEAGYAIGLSGFALLRRVIGPIALRQCLPAYSTEAVLLVKSTALASLVTVWEVTGVAQQIIQQTYRTTEVFVCAALIYLGLNFVIVRVLGALEWRLSRHLRAPVASGRRAVTSSEAQRAAS, from the coding sequence ATGTCTCTCGATTTCGACTTCCTTACCGACACGCTGCGCCAACTGCTTGCCGCCGTGCCGACAACTCTCGGCTTGTTCTTCTCGTCGCTCGTGCTGGGCGGCCTGCTGTCGATCGCGGTCGTCGCGATGCGCGTGTCGCCGCATTGGCTGCCGAACCGTTTCGCACGCCTGTACATCCTGATTTTTCGCGGGTCGCCGCTGTTGATCCAGATGTTTCTCGTCTACTACGGCCTTGGCCAGTTCGGCGTGATCCGCGAGAGCTTCATGTGGCCGATGCTGCGCGACCCGTACATCTGCGCGGTGCTTTCACTGGCATTGTGTACCGCCGGCTACACTGCCGAAATCATCCGCGGCGGACTGATGGCCGTGCCGGTCGGCCAGATCGAGGCGGGATACGCGATTGGATTGTCGGGGTTTGCGCTGCTGCGGCGCGTGATCGGCCCGATCGCATTGCGCCAGTGCCTGCCGGCGTATTCGACGGAAGCGGTGCTGCTCGTGAAATCGACGGCGCTCGCGAGCCTCGTGACAGTCTGGGAAGTGACGGGCGTCGCCCAGCAGATCATTCAGCAGACCTATCGTACGACCGAAGTGTTCGTCTGCGCGGCGCTCATCTATCTGGGTCTCAACTTCGTGATCGTCCGCGTGCTCGGCGCGCTCGAATGGCGCCTGTCGCGCCATCTGCGCGCGCCGGTCGCGTCCGGCAGGCGTGCTGTGACGTCGAGCGAAGCGCAGCGCGCCGCGTCCTGA
- a CDS encoding non-ribosomal peptide synthetase: MTTSTLDSPRLAEHEARTPSPRHVADLLLRAARLHPHTGVRFVSAESAEKGVFLTYPELLDQARRILGGLRARGYRSGMKVALLLEHANDFIPAFWACALGGFVPCPLVPIRNDPERWAKHLAHVDTLLDHPLLVTTEALKSDLPSDTLAVNLNALRAGSPDESVHAAQPSDPAVFVLTSGSTGNSKAVVLTHGNLLASMAGKNDRQQLTRADVTLNWISFDHVAALLEAHLLPLYVGAVQLHVESAAILTDTLLFLRLISRYRVTMTFSPNFLFGQLNAALESMGDEALGALRRKLDLSPLRHVVSGGEAIVVATGQRFLDLLAPCGLARDALWPAFGMTETCAGSVYSREFPEGDADREFASLGLPVLGLQMRIADDRNNVLPDGEPGEFQLRGPMIFHRYHNNDEATRAAFTDDGWFRTGDLGRIENGRLWLVGRSKDSIIVNGVNYFSHELETTLEELDGIKRSFVSAFPTRNSGDESEQLVVTFTPSFPLEDEDKLHRLIIAVRNSTILLWGFRPALILPLPEDEFPKTSLGKTQRTIMRKRLEAGGYDGYKASVADMTNRQIGGYVAPAGETETAVAAIFAEMFQVAPDAISATASFFDLGGTSLDILKLKRHVEQRLHVVDLPIVTILQNPTVRALAARLASGERVTAGEYDPVVPLQLTGAKTPLFCVHPGVGEVLVFVNLAKYFVNERPFYALRARGFNEGETYFSSFDEMVNTYVEAIRKRQPHGPYAVAGYSYGGAVAFEIAKVLESQGERVDFVGSFNLPPHIKYRMDELDEVEGAVNLAFFLSLIDKQQSLTLPPQLRAAMPEQDPLAYLIDNAPPGRLAELDLDLPKFRAWAGLAQSLLTLGRSYVPSGNVQSMSIFYAIPLRGTKEDWLNKELRRWDEFTRAPNRYIDVAGEHYTLMGPAHVGTFQAVLRAELDRALGGQ; the protein is encoded by the coding sequence ATGACGACATCAACCCTCGATTCGCCGCGCCTTGCTGAACACGAGGCGCGCACCCCGTCACCGCGGCACGTCGCCGATCTGCTGCTGCGGGCTGCGCGGCTGCATCCGCACACGGGCGTTCGTTTCGTATCGGCGGAGTCCGCGGAAAAGGGCGTATTCCTGACGTATCCCGAGCTGCTCGACCAGGCGCGCCGCATACTGGGCGGCCTTCGGGCGCGCGGCTATCGATCCGGCATGAAGGTCGCGCTGCTGCTCGAGCACGCGAACGATTTCATTCCGGCGTTCTGGGCTTGCGCGCTCGGCGGATTCGTCCCGTGTCCGCTCGTGCCGATTCGCAACGATCCGGAACGCTGGGCGAAGCATCTCGCGCATGTCGACACGCTGCTCGATCACCCGCTTCTCGTCACGACCGAGGCGCTGAAGAGCGACCTGCCGAGCGACACGCTCGCCGTCAACCTGAACGCGCTGCGCGCCGGGTCGCCCGACGAGTCGGTTCACGCGGCGCAGCCGTCGGACCCCGCGGTCTTCGTGCTCACGTCCGGCTCCACCGGCAATTCGAAGGCGGTCGTGCTCACGCACGGCAACCTGCTGGCGTCGATGGCGGGCAAGAACGATCGTCAGCAGCTCACGCGTGCCGACGTCACGCTCAACTGGATCTCGTTCGATCACGTCGCCGCACTTCTGGAAGCACACTTGCTGCCGCTCTATGTCGGCGCCGTGCAGCTGCATGTCGAATCCGCCGCGATCCTGACCGACACGCTGCTGTTCCTGCGCCTCATCAGCCGCTATCGCGTCACGATGACGTTCTCCCCGAACTTTCTGTTCGGGCAACTGAATGCCGCGCTCGAATCGATGGGCGACGAAGCGCTCGGAGCCTTGCGCCGCAAGCTCGATCTGTCGCCGTTGCGGCACGTCGTTTCGGGCGGCGAAGCCATCGTCGTCGCGACCGGGCAGCGCTTTCTCGATCTCCTCGCGCCTTGCGGGCTCGCTCGCGACGCGCTGTGGCCGGCTTTCGGCATGACCGAGACGTGCGCCGGCTCCGTGTATTCGCGCGAATTCCCGGAAGGCGACGCCGATCGCGAGTTCGCGTCGCTCGGCCTGCCGGTCCTCGGACTGCAGATGCGCATCGCGGACGACCGCAACAACGTGCTGCCGGACGGCGAGCCCGGCGAGTTCCAGCTGCGCGGCCCGATGATCTTCCATCGCTATCACAACAACGACGAAGCCACGCGCGCGGCCTTCACCGATGACGGCTGGTTCCGCACCGGCGATCTCGGGCGCATCGAGAACGGCCGGCTCTGGCTCGTCGGCCGCAGCAAGGACAGCATCATCGTCAACGGCGTCAACTACTTCAGCCACGAGCTGGAAACGACGCTCGAGGAACTGGACGGCATCAAGCGCTCTTTCGTCTCCGCATTCCCGACGCGCAACAGCGGCGACGAATCGGAGCAGCTCGTCGTGACGTTCACGCCGTCGTTTCCGCTGGAAGACGAAGACAAGCTGCATCGGCTGATCATCGCGGTTCGCAACAGCACGATCCTGCTGTGGGGCTTCCGGCCCGCGCTGATCCTGCCGCTGCCGGAAGACGAGTTCCCGAAGACGAGCCTCGGCAAGACCCAGCGCACCATCATGCGCAAGCGCCTGGAGGCGGGCGGATACGACGGCTACAAGGCGTCCGTCGCCGACATGACGAATCGTCAGATCGGCGGCTACGTGGCGCCCGCCGGCGAGACCGAGACCGCGGTCGCCGCGATCTTCGCGGAGATGTTCCAGGTCGCGCCCGACGCCATCAGCGCGACCGCCAGCTTCTTCGATCTCGGCGGCACCTCGCTCGACATCCTCAAGCTCAAACGGCACGTCGAGCAGCGGCTGCACGTCGTCGATCTGCCGATCGTGACGATCCTCCAGAACCCGACGGTGCGCGCGCTGGCCGCGCGTCTCGCGTCGGGCGAGCGCGTGACGGCGGGCGAATACGATCCGGTCGTGCCGCTTCAGCTCACGGGCGCGAAGACGCCGCTCTTCTGCGTGCATCCCGGCGTCGGCGAGGTGCTCGTGTTCGTCAATCTCGCGAAGTACTTCGTCAACGAACGTCCGTTCTACGCGTTGCGCGCACGCGGATTCAACGAAGGCGAGACGTACTTCTCCAGCTTCGACGAGATGGTGAACACGTATGTCGAAGCGATCCGCAAGCGGCAGCCGCACGGACCCTACGCGGTCGCAGGCTATTCGTACGGCGGCGCCGTCGCGTTCGAAATCGCGAAGGTGCTCGAATCGCAAGGCGAGCGCGTGGACTTCGTCGGCAGCTTCAATCTGCCGCCGCACATCAAGTATCGGATGGACGAGCTCGACGAGGTGGAAGGGGCCGTCAACCTGGCGTTCTTCCTGTCGCTGATCGACAAGCAGCAATCCCTGACGCTGCCCCCGCAACTGCGGGCCGCGATGCCGGAGCAAGACCCGCTCGCGTATCTGATCGACAACGCACCGCCCGGGCGGCTCGCCGAACTCGATCTGGATCTGCCGAAGTTCCGCGCATGGGCAGGGCTCGCACAGTCGCTGCTGACGCTCGGGCGCTCGTACGTTCCGTCCGGCAACGTGCAGTCGATGTCGATCTTCTATGCGATTCCGCTGCGCGGCACGAAGGAAGACTGGCTGAACAAGGAGCTGCGCCGCTGGGACGAGTTCACGCGCGCGCCGAATCGCTACATCGACGTGGCGGGCGAGCACTACACGCTGATGGGACCGGCGCACGTCGGGACGTTCCAGGCAGTGCTGCGCGCGGAACTCGACCGCGCGCTCGGCGGCCAATAA